Proteins from a single region of Strix aluco isolate bStrAlu1 chromosome 5, bStrAlu1.hap1, whole genome shotgun sequence:
- the TAB1 gene encoding TGF-beta-activated kinase 1 and MAP3K7-binding protein 1 isoform X1 yields the protein MHTHPPQGGCEGDTRASSSAAPRSAVWEARWRPGEGEESPTVSGKEQQPSWTDDLPSCHLSGVGSAPNRSYSADGKGTEGHPLEDNWLKFRSENNCYLYGVFNGYDGNRVTNFVGQRLSAELLLGQLHADHSDADVRRVLLQAFDVVERSFLESIDDALAEKASLQSQLPEGVPHHQLPPQYQKIVERLKVVEQEISGGAMAIVAVVLNNKLYIANVGTNRALLCKSTVDGLQVTQLNVDHTTENEDELFRFSQLGLDAGKIKQVGTIRGQESTRRIGDYKVKYGYTDIELLSAAKSKPIIAEPEIHGGHALDGVTGFLVLMSEGLYKALEAAHGPGQANQEIAAMIATEFAKQTSLDAVAQAVVDRVKRIHCDTFASGGERSKFCPRHEDMTLLVRNFGYPLGEMSQPMLTPTQGGRVYPVSVPYSSSQSTSKTSVTLSLVMPSQGQMVNGAHSSSTLDEATPTLTNQSPTVTLQSTNTHTQSSSSSSDGGLFRSRPTHSLQPDEDGRVEPYVDFAEFYRLWNMDHGEQGALTVS from the exons ATGCACACGCACCCCCCCCAGGGTGGGTGCGAGGGGGATACCCGGGCCTCCTCCTCAGCTGCCCCCCGCAGTGCTGTGTGGGAAGCCCGGTGGAGGCCCGGCGAGGGCGAGGAGAGCCCCACCGTCAGTGGGAAG GAACAGCAGCCCAGTTGGACAGATGACTTGCCATCCTGCCATCTTTCCGGGGTGGGCTCAGCTCCAAACCGTTCCTACAGTGCAGATGGCAAGGGGACAGAGGGTCACCCCTTGGAAGATAACTGGTTGAAATTTAG GAGTGAGAACAATTGCTACCTCTATGGTGTCTTCAATGGCTATGATGGCAACCGAGTCACCAACTTTGTGGGTCAGAGGCTCTCTGCAGAATTGCTGCTGGGCCAGCTACATGCAGATCACAGCGATGCTGATGTGCGTCGAGTTCTGCTGCAG GCTTTTGATGTGGTGGAAAGAAGTTTCCTGGAGTCCATTGATGATGCCTTGGCAGAGAAGGCCAGCCTGCAGTCACAGCTACCAGAG GGTGTCCCTCACCACCAGCTGCCTCCTCAGTACCAGAAGATTGTGGAGAGATTGAAGGTTGTAGAACAGGAGATCTCTGGAGGAGCCATGGCTATTGTGGCTGTTGTTCTCAACAACAAGCTCTATATCGCCAATGTGG GTACCAATCGGGCACTGTTATGCAAGTCCACAGTGGATGGGCTGCAGGTGACTCAGCTCAACGTGGACCATACTACAGAGAATGAGGATGAACTTTTTCGCTTCTCCCAGCTGG GCTTGgatgcaggaaaaataaaacaagtgggAACTATTCGTGGGCAGGAAAGCACTCGGCGCATTGGAGATTACAAAGTCAAATATGGCTATACTGATATCGAACTGCTcag TGCTGCTAAATCTAAGCCCATCATAGCAGAACCTGAAATCCACGGAGGCCATGCACTGGATGGGGTGACTGGCTTCTTGGTGCTCATGTCTGAAGGGCTCTACAAAGCGCTGGAGGCAGCTCATGGGCCTGGACAGGCCAACCAG GAAATTGCAGCCATGATAGCCACAGAGTTTGCCAAGCAGACGTCGCTGGATGCTGTGGCACAAGCAGTAGTGGACAGAGTTAAGCGGATCCACTGCGACACTTTTGCCAGTGGTGGGGAACGGTCCAAATTCTGTCCCCGACATGAAGACATGACGCTGCTTGTGAGGAATTTCGGCTACCCCCTGGGTGAGATGAGCCAGCCCATGCTGACACCAACGCAAG GGGGCCGTGTCTACCCAGTGTCGGTGCCATATTCCAGCTCCCAAAGCACAAGCAAGACGAGTGTCACGCTGTCTCTTGTCATGCCTTCCCAGGGCCAGATGGTCAATGGTGCTCACAGCAGCTCAACTCTGGATGAAGCCACCCCCACCCTCACTAA CCAAAGCCCAACTGTGACACTACAGTCGACTAATACTCACACGCAGAGTAGCAGCTCAAGTTCAGATGGGGGTCTCTTCCGCTCCCGGCCCACCCACTCGCTCCAGCCAGATGAAGATGGGCGTGTGGAGCCCTATGTGGATTTTGCAGAGTTTTACCGGCTTTGGAACATGGACCATGGCGAGCAGGGAGCACTGACTGTGTCCTAA
- the TAB1 gene encoding TGF-beta-activated kinase 1 and MAP3K7-binding protein 1 isoform X2, translated as MAAQRRSLLQSEQQPSWTDDLPSCHLSGVGSAPNRSYSADGKGTEGHPLEDNWLKFRSENNCYLYGVFNGYDGNRVTNFVGQRLSAELLLGQLHADHSDADVRRVLLQAFDVVERSFLESIDDALAEKASLQSQLPEGVPHHQLPPQYQKIVERLKVVEQEISGGAMAIVAVVLNNKLYIANVGTNRALLCKSTVDGLQVTQLNVDHTTENEDELFRFSQLGLDAGKIKQVGTIRGQESTRRIGDYKVKYGYTDIELLSAAKSKPIIAEPEIHGGHALDGVTGFLVLMSEGLYKALEAAHGPGQANQEIAAMIATEFAKQTSLDAVAQAVVDRVKRIHCDTFASGGERSKFCPRHEDMTLLVRNFGYPLGEMSQPMLTPTQGGRVYPVSVPYSSSQSTSKTSVTLSLVMPSQGQMVNGAHSSSTLDEATPTLTNQSPTVTLQSTNTHTQSSSSSSDGGLFRSRPTHSLQPDEDGRVEPYVDFAEFYRLWNMDHGEQGALTVS; from the exons ATGGCGGCGCAGAGGAGGAGTCTGCTGCAGAGT GAACAGCAGCCCAGTTGGACAGATGACTTGCCATCCTGCCATCTTTCCGGGGTGGGCTCAGCTCCAAACCGTTCCTACAGTGCAGATGGCAAGGGGACAGAGGGTCACCCCTTGGAAGATAACTGGTTGAAATTTAG GAGTGAGAACAATTGCTACCTCTATGGTGTCTTCAATGGCTATGATGGCAACCGAGTCACCAACTTTGTGGGTCAGAGGCTCTCTGCAGAATTGCTGCTGGGCCAGCTACATGCAGATCACAGCGATGCTGATGTGCGTCGAGTTCTGCTGCAG GCTTTTGATGTGGTGGAAAGAAGTTTCCTGGAGTCCATTGATGATGCCTTGGCAGAGAAGGCCAGCCTGCAGTCACAGCTACCAGAG GGTGTCCCTCACCACCAGCTGCCTCCTCAGTACCAGAAGATTGTGGAGAGATTGAAGGTTGTAGAACAGGAGATCTCTGGAGGAGCCATGGCTATTGTGGCTGTTGTTCTCAACAACAAGCTCTATATCGCCAATGTGG GTACCAATCGGGCACTGTTATGCAAGTCCACAGTGGATGGGCTGCAGGTGACTCAGCTCAACGTGGACCATACTACAGAGAATGAGGATGAACTTTTTCGCTTCTCCCAGCTGG GCTTGgatgcaggaaaaataaaacaagtgggAACTATTCGTGGGCAGGAAAGCACTCGGCGCATTGGAGATTACAAAGTCAAATATGGCTATACTGATATCGAACTGCTcag TGCTGCTAAATCTAAGCCCATCATAGCAGAACCTGAAATCCACGGAGGCCATGCACTGGATGGGGTGACTGGCTTCTTGGTGCTCATGTCTGAAGGGCTCTACAAAGCGCTGGAGGCAGCTCATGGGCCTGGACAGGCCAACCAG GAAATTGCAGCCATGATAGCCACAGAGTTTGCCAAGCAGACGTCGCTGGATGCTGTGGCACAAGCAGTAGTGGACAGAGTTAAGCGGATCCACTGCGACACTTTTGCCAGTGGTGGGGAACGGTCCAAATTCTGTCCCCGACATGAAGACATGACGCTGCTTGTGAGGAATTTCGGCTACCCCCTGGGTGAGATGAGCCAGCCCATGCTGACACCAACGCAAG GGGGCCGTGTCTACCCAGTGTCGGTGCCATATTCCAGCTCCCAAAGCACAAGCAAGACGAGTGTCACGCTGTCTCTTGTCATGCCTTCCCAGGGCCAGATGGTCAATGGTGCTCACAGCAGCTCAACTCTGGATGAAGCCACCCCCACCCTCACTAA CCAAAGCCCAACTGTGACACTACAGTCGACTAATACTCACACGCAGAGTAGCAGCTCAAGTTCAGATGGGGGTCTCTTCCGCTCCCGGCCCACCCACTCGCTCCAGCCAGATGAAGATGGGCGTGTGGAGCCCTATGTGGATTTTGCAGAGTTTTACCGGCTTTGGAACATGGACCATGGCGAGCAGGGAGCACTGACTGTGTCCTAA